The Mycobacterium seoulense genome has a window encoding:
- a CDS encoding DUF732 domain-containing protein encodes MFGSPSLCGRSIGLALAVGPLLAGVFWASPAAADATGFISDMHKDGIHAVSGGDAALLQAGLDLCQQLSWGAPPSQLEGLALQRSDGRQGGSGLTPRQADDVVNYALRDLCPPT; translated from the coding sequence ATGTTCGGGTCACCGAGTCTTTGTGGGCGTTCCATCGGCCTAGCGCTCGCAGTTGGCCCACTTCTGGCCGGAGTCTTCTGGGCCAGCCCGGCGGCGGCGGACGCAACTGGCTTCATCAGTGACATGCACAAGGACGGGATCCACGCCGTGTCGGGTGGTGATGCGGCGCTGTTGCAGGCGGGCCTGGACCTTTGTCAGCAGCTATCGTGGGGCGCTCCTCCCTCCCAGCTGGAGGGACTGGCGTTGCAACGCTCCGACGGCAGGCAAGGAGGGAGTGGGCTCACCCCTCGGCAGGCAGACGACGTCGTCAATTACGCCCTGCGTGATCTGTGCCCCCCGACGTAG
- a CDS encoding PPE family protein, giving the protein MDFAALPPEINSGLMYSGPGAGSMREAATAWGQLAARLCAAAADYRAVLATVVAEHGGPTAMTEAAAPYIAWIDGVAARSELAGIQLAAAVNAHQAALTAMAPPPLIAGNRARQKSLATENVLAQVSPVIAGLDAEYEEMWLCDAHAMHAYADASTDAVALAPFTSPPGEPGTTSTTWALESAPEVISTGCQVMSAIPETLLELSSSPRATLEASLAPVTSSLSKLGSLSAPSDFAISHLNTMNKAAALQSLLPNPVDRNDDRVSASLGCGIPVGILSVPHAWMTGTLNETVSAPVCTGWVGAPVRLVTACQLPGFHAAGQYDG; this is encoded by the coding sequence ATGGATTTCGCGGCGCTACCGCCGGAAATCAACTCCGGCCTGATGTATTCGGGTCCCGGCGCGGGATCGATGAGAGAGGCGGCCACGGCCTGGGGCCAATTGGCCGCACGGTTATGTGCCGCCGCGGCTGATTATCGGGCTGTGCTGGCGACGGTGGTGGCAGAACACGGAGGGCCGACGGCGATGACCGAAGCCGCGGCACCGTACATCGCCTGGATTGACGGTGTCGCCGCACGCAGTGAGCTCGCGGGCATCCAGCTTGCGGCGGCAGTCAATGCCCATCAGGCGGCCCTGACGGCGATGGCGCCCCCACCGCTGATCGCCGGCAACCGCGCCCGCCAGAAGTCGTTGGCAACGGAAAACGTTCTGGCGCAGGTCAGCCCGGTGATCGCGGGCCTCGACGCCGAATACGAAGAGATGTGGCTGTGCGACGCCCACGCGATGCACGCCTACGCCGACGCCTCGACCGATGCGGTGGCGCTGGCGCCGTTCACCTCGCCGCCGGGCGAGCCGGGCACGACGTCAACCACCTGGGCCCTAGAGTCTGCACCGGAGGTCATATCAACGGGCTGCCAGGTGATGTCAGCGATTCCCGAAACGCTCCTGGAGCTGTCGTCATCACCCCGGGCCACCTTGGAGGCATCTCTCGCACCGGTGACGTCGTCGCTGTCAAAGCTGGGTTCACTTTCTGCGCCTTCGGATTTCGCGATCAGCCACTTGAATACCATGAACAAAGCAGCCGCGCTCCAGTCACTTTTGCCAAATCCGGTTGACCGCAACGACGACCGGGTGAGCGCGAGCCTGGGTTGCGGGATCCCGGTCGGCATACTGTCAGTACCGCATGCGTGGATGACAGGCACGCTGAACGAAACTGTTTCGGCGCCCGTGTGCACAGGGTGGGTCGGGGCACCCGTCCGGTTGGTCACGGCCTGTCAGTTGCCTGGCTTCCATGCTGCCGGCCAGTACGACGGTTGA
- a CDS encoding PPE family protein, translating into MIDFGATPPEYNSARMYTGPGPEALTAAASAWNGLAAELNSTALGYDKVITALSSEEWLGPASASMAQAVAPYVAWIRTTAAQAEQTAAQMLSAATAYETALAATVPPPLVAGNRAQTAQLLATNVLGLNTPAIAQLEAQYGEMWAQDASAMYGYAGQSAAATKVTPFTAAPQIANPTAQATQGAAVASATGGSTASSTQSVLSHAVSSTPNTLQALATPASTAATQGSTTSDPFSELWYLLTGQTTLPTSLGAFVNGYNPFSALWYNTEGLPYFSVGMGNFGVQIAKTTGMLNGAAPAVKALPGLGGLGGLLGGGATAAHPAAALGNAASVGGRLSVPVTWSAASTPPPVLGQAIPVSTVSAAPEASGGPGNLLGGMPLAGTAAGGHGGVGPKYGFRPTVMARPPFGG; encoded by the coding sequence GTGATTGATTTTGGGGCAACACCACCGGAGTACAACTCCGCGCGGATGTACACGGGGCCGGGACCCGAGGCGCTAACAGCGGCCGCGTCGGCATGGAATGGGCTGGCCGCCGAACTGAATTCGACTGCCCTGGGCTATGACAAGGTGATTACCGCGCTCAGCAGCGAGGAGTGGCTGGGGCCGGCATCGGCGTCGATGGCTCAGGCGGTGGCACCGTATGTGGCATGGATACGTACCACCGCTGCCCAGGCCGAACAGACAGCCGCCCAAATGCTCTCGGCGGCAACGGCCTACGAGACCGCACTGGCAGCCACGGTGCCGCCGCCACTGGTCGCGGGCAACCGTGCCCAGACGGCCCAGCTGCTCGCCACGAACGTACTGGGACTAAACACCCCGGCGATCGCACAACTCGAGGCGCAATACGGCGAGATGTGGGCCCAGGATGCCAGCGCAATGTATGGTTACGCAGGTCAATCCGCGGCCGCGACCAAGGTGACGCCGTTTACCGCGGCGCCCCAGATCGCCAACCCGACCGCCCAAGCCACCCAGGGCGCCGCGGTCGCCAGCGCTACCGGTGGCAGCACGGCGAGCAGCACGCAATCCGTATTGTCACATGCGGTTTCGAGCACGCCCAATACACTCCAGGCCCTTGCGACGCCGGCATCCACGGCGGCCACGCAGGGTTCAACCACCAGCGATCCTTTCAGCGAATTGTGGTACCTGCTGACCGGGCAGACCACACTGCCCACGAGCCTTGGAGCGTTCGTCAACGGCTATAACCCTTTTTCGGCGCTGTGGTACAACACCGAAGGTCTGCCCTACTTCTCCGTCGGTATGGGCAACTTCGGTGTCCAGATCGCCAAAACAACGGGCATGCTCAACGGCGCGGCGCCGGCGGTCAAGGCACTGCCCGGCCTGGGCGGCCTGGGCGGCTTGCTGGGCGGTGGTGCGACCGCTGCCCACCCGGCCGCGGCATTGGGTAACGCAGCCTCCGTTGGTGGCAGGTTGTCAGTACCGGTCACATGGTCTGCCGCCAGCACGCCTCCTCCTGTTCTCGGGCAGGCCATTCCGGTCAGCACGGTCAGCGCCGCCCCCGAGGCCAGCGGTGGACCCGGAAACCTTCTCGGTGGTATGCCCTTAGCCGGCACAGCCGCAGGCGGGCATGGCGGTGTGGGCCCCAAGTACGGATTCCGCCCCACTGTCATGGCGCGACCACCCTTCGGCGGCTAG
- a CDS encoding SAM-dependent methyltransferase encodes MPQIHGASSDVAERVGATALGIAAARAAETAGDNPIIQDPFAQVFVDAAGIGVWNVMASPKLLAELSAAEPGLEPMVRALIGFTAVRTAFLDEFFLDAGRAGIRQIVNLAAGLDSRAWRLPWPEGTTVYELDQPTVLEFKYAALRRNGATPTANVVGVPMDLRDDWSMALQESGFDASQPTAWLAEGLLHYLPARTHDLLFDRVHALSSAASRFALNAPSSDTQAPAAGLRGTEAAGVTGQWCADEITGWLDQQGWETSALSLEDLLRHYGRVVRDTEVMPTVFISAHLPVASPTDPHHAVEPRYRRGATGGRDSASETSVGPRLGL; translated from the coding sequence ATGCCGCAAATCCACGGCGCTTCATCGGATGTCGCCGAGCGGGTAGGGGCGACCGCGCTGGGAATCGCCGCAGCGCGTGCCGCAGAAACCGCCGGCGACAACCCCATCATCCAAGATCCGTTCGCGCAGGTATTTGTGGACGCGGCGGGTATCGGAGTGTGGAACGTCATGGCAAGCCCCAAGCTGTTGGCCGAGCTCAGCGCCGCAGAGCCGGGTCTCGAGCCGATGGTGCGCGCGCTGATCGGCTTCACGGCCGTTCGGACAGCGTTTCTCGATGAGTTCTTCCTGGACGCCGGGCGGGCCGGGATTCGGCAGATAGTCAATCTGGCCGCCGGCCTGGACTCACGCGCGTGGCGGTTGCCGTGGCCCGAGGGCACCACCGTGTATGAGCTCGATCAGCCAACGGTGCTGGAGTTCAAGTACGCCGCGTTGCGGCGGAACGGTGCGACCCCTACGGCAAACGTGGTCGGCGTACCGATGGATCTTCGGGACGACTGGTCAATGGCATTGCAGGAGAGTGGGTTTGACGCTTCGCAGCCCACCGCCTGGTTGGCTGAGGGGCTACTCCATTATCTGCCGGCGCGGACCCATGATCTTTTGTTTGACCGGGTGCATGCGCTCAGTTCCGCAGCCAGTCGGTTCGCTCTCAACGCCCCGAGCAGTGACACGCAGGCTCCGGCGGCCGGGCTGCGGGGCACCGAAGCCGCGGGCGTGACGGGTCAGTGGTGTGCCGACGAAATCACCGGCTGGCTGGACCAACAGGGTTGGGAAACATCGGCCCTAAGTCTCGAGGACTTACTGCGTCACTACGGGCGGGTGGTTCGCGACACCGAGGTAATGCCAACCGTTTTCATCTCCGCGCACCTTCCCGTGGCTTCGCCCACGGATCCGCACCACGCGGTGGAGCCCAGATACCGTCGCGGAGCCACGGGTGGCCGCGACAGTGCGTCGGAGACGTCCGTAGGGCCGAGATTAGGTCTGTGA
- a CDS encoding DUF6065 family protein, with the protein MNQKSEGRARPLIGYITHDIAPPISPAPISRRWMSEMRQGRPHRCLPMLIANQSGWEVRNRSAFTATWMGGDDRSSLSIAPDTRQSGQFLPSSHFGYGILTWHLAILFRTPPGYNLLVRGPANYPKDAICPLEGIVETDWSSSSFSINWKFTREFMPVRFEVDEPICMIVPQRRAELEEFAPELRRIESDAELYAKHEFFLGSRGALGREQVPADTADERAPWQSDYTRGRHSDGEAGAEDHQTRRHLRSFVEHQPENRA; encoded by the coding sequence ATGAATCAGAAATCCGAAGGGCGTGCCCGCCCTCTGATCGGGTACATCACCCATGACATCGCGCCGCCGATCAGCCCCGCACCGATCAGCCGGAGGTGGATGTCGGAGATGCGTCAAGGGCGGCCGCACCGGTGTTTGCCAATGCTGATCGCCAATCAAAGCGGCTGGGAGGTGCGCAACCGCAGCGCGTTCACCGCGACGTGGATGGGCGGGGATGACCGCAGCAGTCTGTCGATTGCTCCCGACACGCGCCAAAGCGGTCAGTTCCTGCCCTCCAGCCACTTCGGCTACGGGATCTTGACCTGGCATCTGGCGATACTGTTTCGTACACCGCCGGGCTACAACCTATTGGTCCGCGGGCCGGCGAACTATCCGAAAGACGCTATCTGTCCGCTGGAAGGCATCGTCGAAACCGACTGGTCATCCTCGAGCTTCAGCATCAACTGGAAATTCACCCGCGAATTCATGCCGGTGCGTTTCGAGGTCGACGAGCCGATCTGCATGATCGTTCCCCAGCGCCGGGCCGAGCTGGAAGAATTCGCCCCCGAACTCAGACGCATCGAGTCCGACGCAGAACTGTACGCCAAGCACGAATTCTTCCTGGGCTCGCGTGGCGCGCTGGGGCGCGAACAGGTGCCGGCGGACACCGCTGACGAGCGTGCGCCGTGGCAAAGCGATTACACGCGAGGAAGGCACAGCGACGGCGAGGCCGGGGCGGAAGACCACCAGACACGTCGCCACCTTCGCTCGTTCGTTGAGCACCAGCCCGAGAACCGTGCATGA
- a CDS encoding PPE family protein, translating into MFDFGALPPEINSGRMYTGPGSGPMLAAAAAWDELATELSTAASICGSVLSELTSALWSGPASESMVSAVVPYVSWLAAVANLSEQTANQARGAAAAFDTAYAMTVPPPEIAANRTLLMALIATNFFGQNTPAIAATEAQYMQMWAQDAVAMYGYAGSSAVAGQLTPFTSPPNTTTPDAPTDQATAVAQATATPAGNTAQTTATTTPQLATAISVQQVSSTLGTADSSSSSLIPGPNNWWGFVPNDYKIIFHDLLQEYNSYGAGYQAYQMAQQLVFGTGTTAGSGAWYPTPQFAQLGLGNIGSLSSFSGVSHAGLTAGVGQAGKVGMLSVPQSWATPVSQASPALTATEPMSVHTTSNVATSNGLLRGIPNGAAGRRSSANAVNKYGFRRSVLTRPPSAG; encoded by the coding sequence ATGTTTGACTTTGGGGCGTTGCCACCCGAAATCAATTCGGGCCGCATGTATACCGGTCCAGGATCGGGTCCGATGCTGGCCGCCGCGGCCGCGTGGGACGAGCTGGCGACGGAGTTGAGTACGGCGGCCAGTATCTGCGGCTCGGTGCTTTCAGAGTTGACCAGCGCGCTCTGGTCGGGGCCGGCATCGGAGTCGATGGTATCGGCAGTGGTCCCGTATGTGAGTTGGCTTGCGGCGGTGGCCAATTTGTCAGAACAGACGGCGAACCAGGCTCGCGGGGCTGCTGCGGCCTTCGATACGGCATACGCGATGACGGTGCCGCCGCCGGAGATTGCCGCGAACCGGACCTTGTTGATGGCGCTGATCGCGACCAACTTTTTCGGCCAGAACACTCCGGCGATCGCGGCCACGGAAGCCCAGTACATGCAGATGTGGGCCCAAGATGCCGTGGCCATGTACGGGTATGCGGGCTCGTCGGCGGTAGCTGGGCAGTTGACTCCCTTCACCTCACCGCCGAATACCACCACCCCGGATGCACCGACCGACCAGGCGACCGCGGTGGCCCAAGCCACCGCGACGCCGGCGGGCAACACCGCGCAGACCACGGCGACCACGACACCGCAGCTGGCTACGGCCATCTCCGTGCAGCAGGTTTCGTCGACGCTGGGCACCGCCGACTCATCTTCCAGTTCGTTGATCCCGGGCCCGAATAATTGGTGGGGGTTCGTGCCTAACGACTACAAGATCATCTTCCACGACCTGCTCCAGGAATATAACTCCTACGGCGCCGGCTACCAGGCTTACCAAATGGCACAACAGTTGGTCTTCGGCACCGGGACAACCGCCGGTAGCGGCGCCTGGTATCCGACACCGCAATTCGCACAGCTGGGCTTGGGCAACATCGGCAGTCTGAGCAGCTTCAGCGGTGTCAGCCACGCAGGGCTTACCGCTGGCGTGGGCCAGGCCGGCAAGGTCGGGATGTTGTCGGTTCCGCAGAGTTGGGCCACGCCGGTGTCGCAGGCGAGCCCCGCACTCACTGCCACAGAGCCCATGTCCGTCCACACCACTTCCAATGTGGCCACCAGCAACGGACTGCTGCGCGGAATCCCCAACGGAGCGGCGGGCCGGCGCAGCTCCGCCAATGCCGTCAACAAGTACGGGTTTCGCCGCAGTGTGCTGACCCGCCCTCCGTCGGCCGGTTGA
- a CDS encoding dynamin family protein, with amino-acid sequence MSTSEQVRAILGGTIRAYQAEPAYRERPDVFHELQRIADRLNEPMRIALAGTLKAGKSTLVNALVGETVAPTDATEATRIVTWFRHGLAPKVIANHRGGRRSHVPIMRDGGLGFDLSRLNPDELVDLDVQWPADELIATTIIDTPGTSSLARDVSARTLRLLVPEDGMPRVDAVVFLLRTLNAADIALLKQIGDLVGGAAGALGIIGVASRADEIGAGRLDAMLSAEDVAKRFTRELSQTGVCQAVVPVSGLLALTARTLRQSEFGALQKLAGVDAAELHKAMLSADRFVRPDSPLPVDAATRARLLDRFGMFGIRISIAVLKAGVTDAAGLADELLERSGLVALRNVIDQQFAQRSDMLKAHTALVSLRRFVEAYPIAGTPRILADIDPLLADTHAFEELRLLSQLHSRATALHDEELASLRRLIGGSGTDAASRLGLAPEAHHDAPRAAFAAAQRWRRRAEHPLNDPFTTRVCRAAVRSAEAMVAAFAAPNGGAWPPSRR; translated from the coding sequence GTGAGCACCAGCGAGCAGGTCCGCGCCATCCTGGGCGGAACCATTCGCGCCTACCAGGCGGAGCCGGCCTACCGCGAGCGGCCCGACGTCTTCCACGAATTGCAGCGCATCGCCGACCGGCTCAACGAACCGATGCGCATCGCACTGGCCGGGACCCTCAAGGCTGGTAAGTCCACCCTGGTCAACGCGCTGGTCGGGGAAACCGTCGCGCCAACGGATGCCACCGAGGCCACCCGAATCGTCACCTGGTTTCGGCACGGCCTGGCACCGAAGGTCATTGCCAACCATCGTGGGGGGCGTCGTTCTCATGTGCCGATCATGCGCGACGGCGGACTCGGCTTCGACCTGAGCAGGCTGAACCCTGACGAACTGGTTGACCTCGACGTTCAATGGCCCGCCGACGAGCTGATCGCCACCACGATCATCGACACGCCGGGGACCTCGTCGCTGGCGCGTGACGTCTCCGCGCGCACGCTGCGGCTGCTGGTACCCGAGGACGGGATGCCGCGGGTGGACGCGGTGGTGTTCTTGCTGCGCACCCTCAACGCCGCCGACATCGCGCTCCTCAAACAGATCGGTGACCTCGTCGGCGGGGCGGCCGGGGCGCTGGGCATCATCGGTGTGGCGTCGCGGGCCGACGAGATCGGCGCCGGGCGGCTCGACGCCATGCTCTCGGCCGAAGACGTGGCCAAGAGGTTCACCCGCGAGTTGAGCCAGACGGGCGTCTGCCAGGCGGTGGTGCCGGTCTCGGGGCTGCTGGCGCTGACCGCCCGCACGCTGCGCCAGTCGGAGTTCGGCGCGCTGCAAAAACTCGCCGGTGTCGATGCCGCCGAGCTGCACAAGGCCATGCTCAGCGCGGACCGCTTCGTCCGTCCCGACAGCCCGTTGCCGGTGGACGCCGCGACGCGGGCCCGGCTGCTCGACCGGTTCGGCATGTTCGGCATCCGGATCTCGATCGCGGTGCTCAAGGCCGGCGTCACCGACGCGGCGGGGCTGGCCGATGAGTTGCTCGAACGCAGCGGGCTGGTCGCGTTGCGCAACGTGATCGATCAGCAGTTCGCGCAGCGCTCCGACATGCTCAAGGCGCACACCGCGCTGGTGTCGTTGCGCCGATTCGTGGAGGCATACCCGATCGCGGGCACTCCCCGCATCCTCGCCGACATCGATCCGTTGCTGGCCGACACCCACGCGTTCGAGGAGCTGCGCCTGCTGAGCCAACTGCATTCGCGCGCGACGGCGTTGCACGACGAAGAGCTTGCGTCGCTGCGGCGCCTCATCGGCGGTTCGGGTACCGACGCGGCCAGCCGGTTGGGGCTGGCCCCCGAGGCGCACCACGACGCGCCGCGCGCCGCCTTCGCCGCGGCCCAACGCTGGCGCCGCCGCGCCGAGCACCCACTCAACGACCCATTCACCACCAGGGTGTGCCGCGCGGCGGTGCGAAGCGCCGAAGCCATGGTGGCGGCGTTCGCCGCGCCCAACGGCGGGGCGTGGCCGCCTTCACGAAGGTGA
- a CDS encoding cytochrome P450 codes for MAADRGVGWKALRDAGPVVFMNGAYYLTRREDVLAALSEPNLFSAQLALQPPGSPVPVLPSGFDPPEHTRYRKILQPHFSPHALNRFRPVMERHAAEMIAALAARTQCDAMDFARLYPFQVFMDLCGLPLEDRDRVIAWKDAAVDGRPEGHDLLAYFTDAIQQRRQNVGSDLLSEIMTGPGDLTDLELLGMSHLLVLSGLDTVAAAIGFSLFELARRPELRQELRDKPEQIKVFIEEIVRLEPAAPLAARVTTDVVNVGGMVLPPGTPVRLCTAAINRDGSDEISTDDLVMDGKVHRHWGFGGGPHRCLGSHLARMELMIIVDQWLKQIPDFVLPQGYRPVIKFPSKSFALESLPLSWN; via the coding sequence ATGGCCGCTGACCGAGGAGTCGGCTGGAAGGCACTGCGCGACGCCGGGCCGGTCGTGTTCATGAACGGCGCCTACTATCTGACCCGCCGCGAAGACGTGCTCGCAGCGCTGAGCGAACCCAATCTCTTCTCGGCCCAGTTGGCGCTTCAGCCCCCCGGCAGCCCGGTGCCCGTGCTGCCCTCGGGGTTCGACCCTCCTGAGCACACCCGATATCGCAAAATTTTGCAGCCGCATTTCAGTCCGCACGCCTTGAACAGGTTTCGGCCGGTGATGGAGCGCCACGCCGCCGAGATGATTGCCGCGCTAGCGGCTCGCACTCAATGCGATGCAATGGATTTCGCGCGACTCTACCCGTTTCAGGTGTTTATGGACCTCTGCGGCCTGCCCCTGGAGGACCGTGATCGCGTGATCGCGTGGAAGGACGCCGCGGTGGACGGCAGACCCGAAGGGCATGACCTGTTGGCGTATTTCACCGACGCCATCCAACAACGCCGGCAGAACGTGGGCTCCGACCTGTTATCAGAAATCATGACGGGTCCGGGAGACCTCACTGACCTCGAGCTGCTCGGCATGAGTCACCTGCTGGTGCTGTCGGGTCTGGATACGGTGGCCGCCGCAATCGGTTTCTCGCTGTTTGAACTGGCGCGCCGACCCGAACTACGTCAAGAGCTTCGCGATAAGCCGGAGCAGATCAAGGTTTTCATCGAAGAGATCGTCCGACTTGAGCCGGCGGCACCATTGGCCGCCCGGGTCACCACCGACGTCGTCAATGTGGGCGGCATGGTGCTTCCCCCAGGCACACCGGTGCGGTTGTGCACGGCCGCGATCAACCGCGACGGCAGCGACGAGATATCGACCGACGACTTGGTCATGGATGGAAAAGTGCATCGGCATTGGGGATTTGGCGGCGGTCCTCATCGGTGCTTGGGCTCTCACCTCGCGCGAATGGAGCTGATGATCATTGTCGACCAGTGGCTCAAGCAGATCCCCGACTTCGTACTGCCACAAGGCTACAGGCCGGTTATCAAGTTCCCATCGAAGAGTTTTGCGCTTGAGTCGCTGCCATTGAGCTGGAACTAG
- a CDS encoding L,D-transpeptidase, whose protein sequence is MRADVRCVLAVVGIAAGVVAGPTGTSAAAASQPHDFAIASVLPAPGATVGVAHPVVVTFDAPVANRQAAERAIAVKSTPAMTGTFEWLDNNVVQWVPAHYWPAHSTVALSVEGRPTEFKTGPKVVGVANITDHTFTVSVDGVDAVPPTPHHRPHFGEEGVLPASMGRPEFPTPVGNYTVLSKDRSVLMDSSSVGIPVDDPSGYLLNVDYAVRITNRGLFVHSAPWAVQSLGLENVSHGCISLSPEDAEWYYNTVNVGDPVIVKQDLWERPPS, encoded by the coding sequence ATGCGGGCGGACGTTCGGTGTGTTCTTGCGGTGGTCGGAATCGCTGCGGGTGTGGTTGCCGGGCCGACCGGCACCAGCGCGGCGGCGGCGAGCCAGCCGCATGACTTCGCCATCGCGTCGGTCCTGCCGGCGCCGGGCGCGACGGTGGGTGTCGCGCACCCCGTCGTGGTGACGTTCGACGCGCCGGTCGCGAACCGGCAGGCCGCCGAACGCGCCATCGCGGTCAAGTCGACGCCCGCGATGACGGGCACGTTCGAATGGCTCGACAACAACGTCGTGCAGTGGGTCCCCGCCCACTACTGGCCGGCGCACAGCACGGTGGCGCTGTCGGTGGAAGGCCGGCCCACGGAATTCAAAACGGGCCCGAAGGTCGTCGGCGTCGCCAACATCACCGACCACACGTTCACGGTGAGCGTCGACGGGGTCGACGCGGTCCCGCCGACTCCGCACCACCGTCCCCACTTCGGCGAAGAGGGCGTGCTGCCCGCATCGATGGGTAGGCCGGAATTCCCGACCCCGGTCGGCAATTACACCGTCTTGTCCAAAGACCGCTCGGTGCTTATGGATTCGAGCAGCGTCGGCATCCCGGTCGACGATCCCAGCGGTTACCTGCTCAATGTCGACTACGCCGTCCGGATCACCAACCGCGGCCTGTTCGTGCATTCCGCCCCGTGGGCGGTCCAATCACTGGGACTGGAGAACGTCAGCCACGGCTGCATCAGCCTGAGCCCCGAAGACGCCGAGTGGTACTACAACACGGTCAACGTCGGCGACCCGGTGATCGTCAAGCAAGACCTCTGGGAGCGGCCTCCTTCCTGA
- a CDS encoding Hsp70 family protein, translating into MSTEARRALGLSAGTANLVAITADRAVTRTSVLTLYQHRPAEVGVPAENPNLDGPGLVVTDFVDRVGDAVGIVAADGTTHRGEALLADALRALAYAATAGRPLPEATAVAYPAHWRPAAVDALRTALSRVPEWSGGSGSLSLISDAEGALTALQTNPGLPIRGIVAVCDFGASGTSITLADATNGYEPIGATVRHTDFSGELIDQALLAHIVADLSSAGSIDVSATSAIGSLTRLRAECRAAKQRLSASTATTLPAELPGFRGDIRLTRTELNEAINQPLDQFVHVLQDTLARNGIRATDLVAIASVGGGAAIPEITTRLSEHFRAPVITSPRPQLAAATGAALRAARGPADDSATKMAVAASVAAPPPLAEPTLADVAPGSTAMPALAWSEAGDESGMMPLATDGPRGWADDDAPGPSPAPPFQFGDETGYARPDLRFEQQPVPENDRPAEVAWYRRPLVMILGAAAAVLAVSAVIMLALSHGSTGTPATPTPGVATTSQPSPSPSPVQTTPAPAQQAPVQTSTAAPAAPPPTSTQPAPTTTEPPATTTEPPPTSAPSTATTSPPAPPPPSSTDNPPTSVQVPQIPRIPRIPAIPTIPPIP; encoded by the coding sequence ATGTCGACGGAAGCAAGACGAGCGCTGGGGCTGTCGGCGGGGACCGCCAACCTGGTAGCCATAACGGCCGATCGGGCGGTGACCCGGACGTCGGTGCTGACGCTGTACCAGCATCGCCCTGCGGAAGTGGGCGTGCCCGCGGAGAATCCCAACCTGGACGGACCCGGTTTGGTGGTCACCGACTTCGTCGACCGGGTGGGAGACGCGGTCGGGATCGTGGCCGCCGACGGCACCACGCATCGCGGCGAGGCGTTGCTGGCGGACGCGTTGCGTGCCCTCGCCTACGCCGCGACCGCCGGGCGCCCGCTGCCGGAGGCGACGGCGGTGGCCTACCCCGCGCACTGGCGGCCCGCCGCGGTGGACGCGTTGCGCACGGCGTTGAGCCGGGTGCCCGAATGGTCGGGCGGTTCGGGATCCCTGTCGCTGATCTCGGATGCCGAAGGGGCGCTGACCGCCCTGCAGACCAACCCGGGTCTGCCCATCCGCGGGATCGTCGCGGTGTGCGACTTCGGCGCCAGCGGAACCAGCATCACCCTTGCCGATGCCACCAATGGCTACGAGCCCATCGGTGCCACGGTGCGCCACACCGATTTCTCCGGGGAACTGATCGACCAAGCCCTGCTGGCCCACATCGTGGCGGACTTGTCCTCGGCGGGCTCCATCGACGTCTCGGCCACGTCGGCAATCGGATCGCTGACCCGACTGCGGGCCGAATGCCGGGCGGCCAAGCAGCGCCTCTCGGCCAGTACCGCGACCACGCTGCCCGCCGAGCTGCCGGGCTTCCGCGGGGATATCCGGCTCACCAGGACCGAACTCAACGAAGCGATCAATCAGCCACTGGACCAGTTCGTCCATGTCCTACAAGACACCTTGGCGCGCAACGGAATCCGCGCCACCGATCTGGTTGCCATCGCCTCGGTGGGCGGTGGAGCGGCGATCCCGGAAATCACCACCAGGCTGTCCGAGCACTTTCGGGCGCCGGTCATCACGTCACCGCGGCCGCAGCTGGCGGCCGCCACCGGCGCGGCGCTGCGGGCCGCGCGCGGGCCGGCAGACGACAGCGCAACGAAAATGGCCGTCGCGGCATCCGTGGCTGCCCCACCGCCGCTCGCGGAACCAACGCTGGCCGACGTGGCGCCGGGGTCAACGGCCATGCCGGCCCTCGCGTGGTCTGAGGCCGGCGACGAATCGGGGATGATGCCGCTGGCCACCGACGGGCCTCGGGGCTGGGCCGACGATGATGCCCCGGGCCCGTCCCCCGCGCCGCCGTTTCAGTTCGGCGACGAGACCGGTTACGCCCGGCCGGACTTGAGGTTCGAGCAACAACCCGTTCCCGAAAACGACCGGCCAGCCGAGGTCGCCTGGTATCGGCGACCATTGGTGATGATCCTCGGTGCGGCCGCGGCGGTGCTAGCCGTCAGCGCCGTGATCATGCTGGCTTTGAGCCACGGGTCGACCGGCACACCGGCCACGCCGACACCCGGCGTCGCCACCACATCGCAGCCGTCACCATCGCCTTCCCCGGTGCAGACAACCCCGGCCCCGGCGCAGCAGGCCCCCGTGCAGACCAGCACGGCCGCACCGGCTGCCCCGCCGCCGACGAGCACTCAGCCGGCGCCGACCACCACCGAACCGCCAGCGACCACCACGGAACCGCCGCCGACGAGCGCCCCGTCAACGGCCACGACGTCGCCGCCGGCACCGCCACCACCGTCGTCTACGGACAATCCGCCGACATCGGTTCAGGTACCACAGATTCCGCGCATACCACGGATCCCTGCGATCCCGACCATCCCGCCCATCCCGTAG